GGAGCTCTCCCCCGCGGGGTTCAAGCTCACGTCCGGAGGGTTGCCGAGCGCCAGCGTGCCCAGCACCACGTTGCGGAGCTCACGCACGTTGCCGGGAAAGCCGTGGCGCATCAGCCGCTCCATCTCGGGCTCGGGAAACAGCTCCGCCACCGCACCGCTGAAGCCTTCCTGTCGCAGAAAGTGCTCCACCAAGAGCGGGATGTCGTCCGCTCGCTGGCGCAGCGCGGGCACGGCGAGCAGCACCACCGCCAGGCGGTAGAACAGATCCAGCCGAAAGCTGCCGGCGTTGACGAAGGCACGTAGATCGCGGTGCGTGGCGCTCACCAATCGCACCTTCACCGGGATGTCCTTACTGCCGCCCACGCGGCGCACGACCCCGCGTTCCAGCACGCCGAGCAGGGCCGACTGCTGCTCCGGGGCCAGCTCGCCCACCTCGTCCAGGAACACGGTGCCGCCGCTCGCCCGCTCGAAGGCGCCGACGTGCTGGCGATCCGCGCCGGTGAAGGCGCCGCGCTCGTGACCGAACAGCTCGCTCTGAAACAGAGACGGAGTGATGGCCGCGCAATCCACCGTGACGAAGGGCTCGCCGGCGCGGGCGCTCTGATCGTGGATGGCGCGAGCGAACAGCTCTTTGCCGGTGCCGGACTCTCCCACGAGCAGCACCGGCACCTCGGACTTCGCCACCCGCAGAACGGACGCGAGCAGACGTCGGAGCAGCGGGCTCCGGCCGCGAATGTCGCCCTGCGCGTCCCCGGCCTCCAAGGTGACGAGGCCGCCGTCGCGCACCACGAGGCGCGTGGAACCGACCTCCACCACGCTGCCGGCGTCCACGCTCACGGAGGTGGACGAGAGCGTCACCGGGCCGATGCGCGTGCCGTTGGTGGAGCCCACGTCCGCGACCTCGATACGTCCGGCGTTGCGGCTGAGCTGCAGGTGAAAGCGCGACACCGTCGGGTCGTGCAGCACGACGTCGTTGCCCTCCGCGGTCCCCACGCTCACGGAGTCCGTGCTCGGCTCGCTCACGCTTCCCGCGTCCGGACCGCTCACGACCTCCAGCACGATGGCCCGCACGCTGGTGGTGTTCGAGTGGATCGGAACCGTGAGGTCGTCGGGCATGCCCGAGTATCACTCAAAACCGGCGCAGCGGGCCGTCCACGATGGTCGGGTGGGCATCCGCGGAGTGGCGCCCCTCCACCACGCCGCCATCCGCGGTGATGCCGACCACGCGGCCCACTTCCGCAAACAGCGCCACGAAGGGCGACGCCCAGCCGGCCTCGTCGAACGCCGCCACCGGCGCGCCCCGCTCCACCGCCAGCCAGATCTTCCCGGCGCTGCCCAGCCAGCGGGTGCCATGCACGTCCACGGCGACGGAAGAGAGGTGCGGTTCCTGCGCCAGGTAGCTCACGCTCGGGCGCTCCTCCACCGTGAGCACTGCCCCGCCGCCGCCCACGGCCAGGGCGATCTTTCGCGCCGGCTCTCCAGCAGCCGCCACCAGCACCGTGTCCGCCGGTGCCTCGAGCGGCTCGAGCTCGAAGCGCAGCGGGCGAAACACCCGCGCCACGGAGCCTCCCGACTTGCGACGCCCGACCACCAGCCAAGCGTCGTCGGCGATGCGCGCCACCGCGGTGACGTTGGCGACCTCTTCGAGCGGCAATGGCTTCATCCATCGGCGCGCCGACAGCCCCAACACCACGGCCCCACCGTCGAAGTCCACGCCGGCGGCGACGCCCACGTCGGAGAGATCACCATCGAAGGCGGTGATGGAGCGCACCCCTTCGGGGGCGGCAAGGGCCGGGCGCGAGCCCCCGGCGCGGAACTCGTAGGCCCGCGCCGCCGAGTCGAACACCAACCAACGCCCGGGTCCGAATCGCCGCACCAGCACGGGGTCTTCGATGCCGAGGGGCGACGCCGACCACGCCGACCCGGTCCAGAAGCGCGGCCCTGCGGTAGTGAGCGCCAGCGAGCGACCGTCTCCGTCGAAGTCGATCGAGGCCACGACCCAGTCGTTCGAGGGCAACGAGCGCACCGTCCAGCCGTAGCTCTCGCGACCGTGGCTCGCCTGCCGCGGCGACGACACCACGCTGGTCACCAGACGGTCGCTCGGCTTGCCACTGCCGGGGTGCTCCGAGAGCCAAGGCAGCACCAGGGCGCCGAACGCGCGCGCACTCTCCGTGCGCTGGCGCGGATCGGCCCGCGTCGCTCGCTCGAGGGCTTCATCGATGGCGCGGCAAGCGACCTGGTTGGCAGCGAGCTCCGGCGCCAAGTGGGGCTCGCCGACGAGCGTCGGCCGCTCGCTGCCCGTGGCCGCCATCACGCCCTCCACGGCGGAAGCGACGCGAAAGTACTTCTTGCCGGTGAGCATGAAGTAGGTGACGGCCGCCAGGCTGAAGACGTCCGTCCAGGGTCCAATCTCGTCCCGCAGGTGCACCTGCTCGGGCGCCACGTAGCCGGCGGTGCCCAACGTCACGTCTCCGAAGGTGGAGGCCACCCCCGCCGGTCGTGCGATGCCGAAGTCGGAGATCTTGAAGATCTCCGAGCGACCGAAGCCGCAGGACAGCACGTTGGAGGGCTTCAAGTCGCGGTGGATGACGCTCACCGCGTGGATCTCCGAGAGCCCGGCCACCAGGTGGCTGAGCGCCACGGCCGCGCGCTCGGCGTCGAAGGCGTAGCCGGTGTGCTCCACGGAGTAGCGCACGCGCCGCGCCAGCGTTTCTCCCTCGACACCGCCGTGGACGTACTCCAGGGCGATCCACGGCACTTCCACGTCTTGCCCCTGCTCGCGCACCGTCACGCTTCCGGTGTCCATCGAACGCACCACGAACGGCGTCGGGGGCACCTGCTCGTTCAGACGACCGAGAGCCACGGACTCCTTCTTGAAAGCGCGGGCAGCGAGACGGCGCGCCTCTGCCATCAGGCTCGGGCGGATCACCTTGAGCACCACTGGCGCGTCGCCCTCGGGGCTCCGCCGTCGCGCGAGGCACGCGATGGCAAAGCCTCCGCGACCGATGACCCGCTCCAGCAGGTAGTGCGTGTTCGGCTGTACCTCGGACGCGATGGGGCGGCCCGCAAGCTCGCCGAGCTCGCTCTGGCGAAGGGTCTCGTCCTCGCTCACTTACCCAGCGCCTTGAGCGCCTCGGCGCTCTTCTTGGCCGCTTCGGCTTGGGACCGCGCCTTGTCCGCCGACTTCTGCGCCGCCTCCACTTGCTTTTGAGCGTCTTCGATTTGTTTCTGGGCACTCTCGGGCACTGCGCCGCTGGCGGTCGTCGTGGCCGTGGCCTTGGGCGCGGTGCCGTGGGCGTTCTGGGCCGCGGCAGGCGCCGCTTGAGACGGGGGGGCGCTCGGCGCTTCCGCTTCGACGGGCGCGCTCGACGCCGCCACCGGCACCTGGGCTTCGGGCTCGGCCTCGCTCTGGGACCAGAGCCAAAGCCCCACCGCCGCGACCACCGCGAACAGCACGCCGAAAGCTCCGACGACCGCCACGAGCAGGGGCACGGCAGAGCGCCGCGGCTTCGGGGCCACCACCGGCGGGAGCGACGTGCTCGCCACCGGCGACACGCTTGCCACCGGCGCCTGCGACCAGGTCTGCAGCGTGGGTTGCCCGAGAACGCCTCGCAGGGCTTCGGACATCTCCTGGGCGGACTGGAACCGTTGATTCGGATCGCGGGCCGTGGCCCGGGCGAACCAGGCATCGAAGCCAGCGGGCACCGGCACCACGGAGGAGGGCACCGGCGCCTCTTCGGCGCAGATCTTGATGAGCAAGTCGCCGAGCACGTCACTCTCGAAAGGACGCCGGCCGGTGAGACACTCGTAGGCGATCACCCCCAGGGACCACAGGTCCGAGCGATGATCCACCGCTCGATTCCCTCGCGCCTGCTCGGGGCTCATGTAGTGGGGCGTGCCCATCACCGCGCCGGTGCGGGTCGCCGGCGTGGTCGCTTGGCTCGTGGTGTCGTCCACCTTGGCGATGCCGAAGTCCAGCACCTTGGCGATCTCGTCGTCGGCGTTGGCCACCAGGAAGACGTTGTCGGGCTTCAGGTCTCGATGCACCACGCCCGCCTCGTGTGCCCGCGCAATCGCCCGCGCCACGTGCGTCACCACACGGGAAGTTTCCTCGGGAGAGAGCCGCCCCACCCTCCGCAAGCGATCCGCGAGACTCTCGCCCTCGAGCAGCTCCATGGCGATGAAGGGCGTCGAGCCCTCCACGCCGTAGTCGATGATCTGCACCACGTGAGGGCTTCGGAGCGCCGCCGCGGCCTGCGCTTCGCGCAAGAAGCGCCCAAGCGCCTCCTGGCTTTCGGCAGCGCGGCCCGCCACCAGCTTGATGGCGAGGGGGGAGCGAAGTGTGAGGTGCTCCGCGCGCCACACCGTTCCCATTCCGCCACGACCGAGTGGTGAGACCAGCCGATACTTGCCGGCCAGCACGTCTCCCTGGCTGAGCTCCCGACCCGTCATCCTCGCGCCGCGCCAGCTTACAGCGTTTTCATTGACTCGTGACACGCTGGCGCTTGGCGACTCAGCTGGATGGCAAACAAGCCGGCCCCACACCCCGCGCGGGGTCCCCAACCCTGCGCCGTCACTCTTCCATGCTGTCGAGAAATGCCGTGGTTTCGGGCGTCAGGTCTTCTTCTTCTCGAAAGCCGCTCTGAGACGCGGGACCAGCAGGGCGTCGGCCCCCTCGGCGCTCATGCCCGCGGCAGGGATCTGCACCAGGCTCGCCCCTACGGCGCGGGCCAGGGCGTCGAATTCCGCTGGATCGAAGCCGTACACCACGTCCGGAACGATCAAGGCAAAGGGCCGGCAGCTGGCCACGGTGGTGGCCGCGTCCTCGACCCCGCAGGCCTCGAGGCGGGCGGCTGCGGCCCGCGCTACCACGGTACGGCATGCATCGCGCAGCTCGGCATTGCCCCCGATCAACACCGCACACGGAATCACGCGGTGGCGCTTGGTGGGCATCAGCGGGGGTTTTCTCATCGAAACCAGAACCTAGTGCGGCCGCCGCAAATGCGAAATCCGAATCCACTGCGGCGTTTCGCACCACGGCCAACGGGCCGAGATCCCCGCTTCGACAATCGTAGCGGCAGTAACTACGATCCTGTGCGTGATGCCGCGCCGCCGTTGGTTGTTCGCCGCCCTCGCCCTCTCCCTCGTGCTCGTCACCGGATGCAAGGATCGCGGTGGCCAGGTCGAAGACGCCGGTCAGGTCGCGCGCCAGGCCGCCAATCGACGCCTCACCGGCGACTGGTTGCTGCAGAGCTTCCAGCCGTCCGTCGCCCTCGAGCCCATGCTCGCGTCGCTGTTGCAGGTGCAGTTCGGCCGCATGACGGTCACCTTCGACGGCCAGTGGATGCACGCCACCGGAGCGGGCGTGGATACCACGCGCCGCTATCAGGTGATGGAAGCCGACCGAGATCGCCTCGGCATCCGCACCTGGGACGACACCGGCGTCACCTACGACGCCTACGGCGAGTTCCGGGGCAACGAGCTGTGGTTCGAGGGACGGACCACGCCGTGGCAGGGGCGTGGCGTGCTGCTCCGCGTGCGCTGACCGCGCTGTTTCCGCGGCGAGCCAACAAAAGAAATCCGCTAGCGCTTGCGCTCGGCGAAGCCCTTGGCTTCGAGAGCAGCGAGGACACGCTCCACTTCCGGCACCTTGTGATCGAACTCCACCGCCATCCGGTGGGGCCACATGCCTTGCGGATCCTCGAGGTTCGGCTCCACGCGCACCACATGCCCGTGCACCCGGCGCTCTTCTCCCCCCTCCGGCGGCACCGTGAGCACGATGGTCACCTCCGCCCCGATCTCCAGACGGCTGGCGGTGACCAACATCATGCCGCGATCGCTCGCGTCATGACTCACTGCCACCCCTTCCTGCAGCTCGTCCACGCGAACCGGAAGCCAAACCGTGAATCGAGGAGATCGCCGCTCCACACCCGAAGCATACCGCGCCGAGAGCAACCTGGCTTTTTTGTTGGTACGCCGCGGAACCTCACTAAGCTCCGAGGATGGACGAGCAGCGCCTGCCCTCGCCGGCAGAAAGCAAGCGGCGCCGGCGCCGTTTGGGCCTGGCGCTCGGCCCCATCGCGCTCACGTCCATCATGACGGTCACGGGGACGGCCCTGTCCCCCACCCTGCTGGTCAAGGCGCCCCTCGCGCTCGTCGCGCTGAACCCCGTGATGCGCCACCTGGTGTTGGTGTCCCCCAGCGTGCCCACAGAGTGGTTCTACGGCATCGCGCTGATCCGGCTGTTTCTGCCGGATCCGTTCTACTATCTCATCGGCCGCTGGTACGGGTCCGATGCGGTGGCGTGGATCGAACGGCGCGCCGGGGGCGCCGGCAAGATGGTGCGTCTGCTGGAAAAGGCGTTCGCCCGAGCGGGTTACGTCGTGCTGTTCGTGGCGCCCATGGGTTTGATCTGCGTGCTGGCCGGAGCGGCGAAGATCCGCCCCGCATGGTTCGTGATCATCGACGTGGCCGGCACCCTGACGGCGATCACCTTGGTGCGTCTGTTCGGCGAAGCCTTCGCCACGCCCCTGTCCCAGGTGCGAGACTTCGTGGCCGCCAACGTGCTGGTGCTCACGGTGCTGAGCGTGACGTTGGCGCTGGGCACCACGCTGCTCCGACGCTGGCGAAACCGCCGCGGGGCGTGATCACGTGCTCGCGTCGAGCCCCGCGTCGTGGGGCAAGCTCACCCGCGGGGCACGCAGATACACGAACGGCGTGAGCTCCAGCAGATTGCTGACGCGCGACGTGTACACGTCCGCGTAACGCTCCACCTGCCGCGCGAAGTAGCTCTTGTCGATGCCGGCACGCATCAACAGGCCCCAGCGCTCGTTCTGGAGAGACCCCGCCTCTTGCGCCAGCGGCGCGATGCGCTCGTCCAGCTCGTTCAGCTCGCCGCGCACGCGGTGCATCGCCGCACGCAGCTCTTCCGGCGACGGCGTGCCGTGGCCGTAGCCCGCCTCGTGGCGCATGAGCTCCACCCGGAGCTTGGAGTACTCGTGCTCGAGCCGCTCTTTGCTGCTCATCAGCTCCGAAAGCGCCGCCTGTTTGTCGGCGAAGCCCTCGAGGGCGGCCAGCTCCGCTTCCAGATCCCTAAGCACCAGCGCGGTACGCCAGCGGAGCATGTCCTTGGTGACGTGCACGTCCGCGTAGAGGTGGTCGCCGACGTACAAGATGTCCTCCGCGGACAAGCCGAGCTCGCGCTCCACGATGCGGACGTTGCCTCCCAGGTAGGCGCCGCCGCTCTTGGTAGCGCCGTTCACCGGACTCAGCAGCCCTTCGTCGTTCACGATCTCGAACAGCGGGCTCGAGCCCTTGAAGAAGTCCGGCTTGCGCGCGGACACCACCACCAGCTCGAACAGATCGCGCCAGGAAGTCCCGCGCGGCAAGTACGGCTCGATGGCGTAGCTCATCATGGCCCGGGTGAAGGACCACTCCGAGTTCGTGATCAAGAGCAGCTTCTTGCCCGAGGTCTTGAGATCCAGGAGCGCCAGCGGCAGGTCCGGGTCCAGCTCCACGAACGGCTTTGGATCCCGGGCGATCTCCGCCTTGAGGGCTCCCTCCATGTGGGTCGCGTCCACTGCACTGCGAACGATCTTGTAGAGCTCCCGCGGCCCCAGGGCGCTCCCCAGCTCGCCCGCATCCAGCAAGTCCACGCACTGGGCGAAGAGCGTGGCTTCCGAGAGCGAGAACAGGGTGTTCAAGAACACCCACCGCGACTCGTGCAGATCCACCGGCACTCGGGAGTAGAGCTCGCGTTGCTGATCGAACGGAAGACGCTGGGTTCCGTGAAACGCGTTCGTCACGTAGCCGAAACGGCTGGCCTTCACGATGTTGCCGAGCTCGAGATCCAGGCACAGGCCGAGGATGGCGAACTCGGGATCGAACTCGAGCTTCTGCACCGGCCAGCCCCGCTCCAGCAAATGCCCGCGGGCGTGCTCGTAGGCACGCCGCTCCCACTCTTCCACGCGGTAGTGAACCAGGGTGTAGTCCATGTCGAAGCCGACGGCGCGGATCGACCGGAGGTTCAACGTGCGGTTGCAGTAGATGCGACGAGCGCGGGCCGGAAGCTCCATGCCGCGTCCATACGCCGACGCGCGTGGGGCGTCAGCCGTGGCGTGCGGCGCGGCTCAAGAAGCCTTCGAACATCAGGCGCGCGTGCCCGGTGGGGCGCGCCGCATAGTTGTAGGGGCGCGGCACGCCGTTGGCGAACAGACACACCACGGCGGAATCGAAAGCCTTCGCGCGCTCCTTCACCTCGCTCTCGACGACCGGCTGGCGCGCGACCTTGGACAGCACTTCAGCGAGCTCGGGGCAATTGCCCACGGTCTTGGGCAGGCGCAGCGCCGCAACGTCCGCCCCGCAGCAGCGCGCTCGAATCACCGCGGTGGCCGCCAGCTCGAACCAGCCGAAGGTGGACCACTCGCGCATGCCCAACGTGACCTTGCCGGCCCCCGCCACGACCAAGCGCCGCCGGAGCTGGGAGCTGATGCCGCGAAAGTCTTCGTCCTCACACAAGAAGTCGAAGCCCTCGTTGCCCTCCAGGCTGCCTTCTTCGAACTGCGCGGCGACGCACTTGCCGCGATCCACCGGTGGCGCGATGGCCGCGACGGTTGCCGAAGGCGTGGAGACGGGCGGTGGCGCCGACGCCGACGGCGCCGCGCTGTGCGGAGGTGCTTCGATCTCGGAGGTGAGCGTGCCCGCTGCTGCGGCGCGGTGGTTCATGTACATCGCGACAGCGAGGGCGATGACGGCCAGCGCCACGATCACGCCGATCACGATCAGCGGTCCGCGATTGGCATTGCGGATCTTGA
This window of the Polyangiaceae bacterium genome carries:
- a CDS encoding sigma 54-dependent Fis family transcriptional regulator — translated: MPDDLTVPIHSNTTSVRAIVLEVVSGPDAGSVSEPSTDSVSVGTAEGNDVVLHDPTVSRFHLQLSRNAGRIEVADVGSTNGTRIGPVTLSSTSVSVDAGSVVEVGSTRLVVRDGGLVTLEAGDAQGDIRGRSPLLRRLLASVLRVAKSEVPVLLVGESGTGKELFARAIHDQSARAGEPFVTVDCAAITPSLFQSELFGHERGAFTGADRQHVGAFERASGGTVFLDEVGELAPEQQSALLGVLERGVVRRVGGSKDIPVKVRLVSATHRDLRAFVNAGSFRLDLFYRLAVVLLAVPALRQRADDIPLLVEHFLRQEGFSGAVAELFPEPEMERLMRHGFPGNVRELRNVVLGTLALGNPPDVSLNPAGESSAPGAQGLFDSVSTLAYREAKQKVAEEFERHYLSALLERTGGNMRQAAREARMDRSYLMELVKRHHLK
- a CDS encoding serine/threonine protein kinase — translated: MSEDETLRQSELGELAGRPIASEVQPNTHYLLERVIGRGGFAIACLARRRSPEGDAPVVLKVIRPSLMAEARRLAARAFKKESVALGRLNEQVPPTPFVVRSMDTGSVTVREQGQDVEVPWIALEYVHGGVEGETLARRVRYSVEHTGYAFDAERAAVALSHLVAGLSEIHAVSVIHRDLKPSNVLSCGFGRSEIFKISDFGIARPAGVASTFGDVTLGTAGYVAPEQVHLRDEIGPWTDVFSLAAVTYFMLTGKKYFRVASAVEGVMAATGSERPTLVGEPHLAPELAANQVACRAIDEALERATRADPRQRTESARAFGALVLPWLSEHPGSGKPSDRLVTSVVSSPRQASHGRESYGWTVRSLPSNDWVVASIDFDGDGRSLALTTAGPRFWTGSAWSASPLGIEDPVLVRRFGPGRWLVFDSAARAYEFRAGGSRPALAAPEGVRSITAFDGDLSDVGVAAGVDFDGGAVVLGLSARRWMKPLPLEEVANVTAVARIADDAWLVVGRRKSGGSVARVFRPLRFELEPLEAPADTVLVAAAGEPARKIALAVGGGGAVLTVEERPSVSYLAQEPHLSSVAVDVHGTRWLGSAGKIWLAVERGAPVAAFDEAGWASPFVALFAEVGRVVGITADGGVVEGRHSADAHPTIVDGPLRRF
- a CDS encoding serine/threonine protein kinase — protein: MTGRELSQGDVLAGKYRLVSPLGRGGMGTVWRAEHLTLRSPLAIKLVAGRAAESQEALGRFLREAQAAAALRSPHVVQIIDYGVEGSTPFIAMELLEGESLADRLRRVGRLSPEETSRVVTHVARAIARAHEAGVVHRDLKPDNVFLVANADDEIAKVLDFGIAKVDDTTSQATTPATRTGAVMGTPHYMSPEQARGNRAVDHRSDLWSLGVIAYECLTGRRPFESDVLGDLLIKICAEEAPVPSSVVPVPAGFDAWFARATARDPNQRFQSAQEMSEALRGVLGQPTLQTWSQAPVASVSPVASTSLPPVVAPKPRRSAVPLLVAVVGAFGVLFAVVAAVGLWLWSQSEAEPEAQVPVAASSAPVEAEAPSAPPSQAAPAAAQNAHGTAPKATATTTASGAVPESAQKQIEDAQKQVEAAQKSADKARSQAEAAKKSAEALKALGK
- a CDS encoding PilZ domain-containing protein, which gives rise to MDELQEGVAVSHDASDRGMMLVTASRLEIGAEVTIVLTVPPEGGEERRVHGHVVRVEPNLEDPQGMWPHRMAVEFDHKVPEVERVLAALEAKGFAERKR
- a CDS encoding HAD-IG family 5'-nucleotidase, whose protein sequence is MELPARARRIYCNRTLNLRSIRAVGFDMDYTLVHYRVEEWERRAYEHARGHLLERGWPVQKLEFDPEFAILGLCLDLELGNIVKASRFGYVTNAFHGTQRLPFDQQRELYSRVPVDLHESRWVFLNTLFSLSEATLFAQCVDLLDAGELGSALGPRELYKIVRSAVDATHMEGALKAEIARDPKPFVELDPDLPLALLDLKTSGKKLLLITNSEWSFTRAMMSYAIEPYLPRGTSWRDLFELVVVSARKPDFFKGSSPLFEIVNDEGLLSPVNGATKSGGAYLGGNVRIVERELGLSAEDILYVGDHLYADVHVTKDMLRWRTALVLRDLEAELAALEGFADKQAALSELMSSKERLEHEYSKLRVELMRHEAGYGHGTPSPEELRAAMHRVRGELNELDERIAPLAQEAGSLQNERWGLLMRAGIDKSYFARQVERYADVYTSRVSNLLELTPFVYLRAPRVSLPHDAGLDAST